A window from Fusarium musae strain F31 chromosome 8, whole genome shotgun sequence encodes these proteins:
- a CDS encoding hypothetical protein (EggNog:ENOG41): MNNAAPNPQRRGPWSQYEDVYLMELVRTHGALNWVRIASTLGTRTPKQCRERYHQNLKPTLNHEPITPEEGALIERLVADLGKRWAEIARRLNGRSDNAVKNWWNGSQNRRKRTDRRRAAQNHQDTYQYPNRPGLSISTPAMPMPGAQLSPLTGTAMRHPMSSWIEAPLPSPCSSDSAESEMGSNYTTSPSHQTMQLAVPVELPPLRHSGLPTAGDRLPSFDRLAPPPHHHADRPEYQPRLPPFAPQAQLPTAPNSPVQQQQQSQNRKTQDSRMHLSALMD, encoded by the coding sequence ATGAACAACGCCGCTCCCAACCCGCAGCGGAGAGGCCCCTGGTCACAATATGAGGATGTGTATCTTATGGAACTTGTTCGCACACATGGAGCTCTGAACTGGGTTCGCATTGCGTCAACCCTGGGAACCAGAACACCAAAGCAGTGCCGCGAGCGCTATCATCAAAACCTAAAACCAACACTCAACCACGAACCCATCACGCCCGAGGAAGGTGCACTAATCGAACGACTTGTCGCGGACCTCGGGAAACGCTGGGCCGAAATTGCACGCCGTCTCAATGGCAGGAGTGATAATGCTGTCAAGAACTGGTGGAATGGTAGCCAAAATAGACGCAAGCGCACTGATCGACGACGTGCTGCACAGAATCATCAAGATACCTACCAATACCCGAACCGCCCCGGACTATCCATCTCTACACCAGCCATGCCCATGCCCGGAGCACAACTCTCACCCCTAACTGGCACTGCTATGCGTCACCCCATGAGTTCATGGATTGAGGCTCCCCTTCCCTCGCCATGCTCTTCCGACTCTGCTGAATCCGAAATGGGATCCAACTATACCACATCGCCTTCCCATCAGACCATGCAACTCGCTGTGCCCGTCGAACTGCCACCGCTGCGTCACTCAGGCTTGCCAACAGCTGGTGACAGGCTTCCCAGCTTTGACAGATTGGCTCCTCctccccatcatcatgcGGACAGGCCTGAGTATCAACCCAGGTTGCCTCCTTTTGCTCCTCAAGCGCAACTCCCCACCGCGCCCAACTCGCCtgtacagcagcagcagcaatcgcAAAACCGAAAGACACAAGATTCCAGGATGCATCTCTCGGCCCTCATGGATTAA